One Halosegnis longus DNA window includes the following coding sequences:
- a CDS encoding DUF2070 family protein — protein MTASQGDLASLSRFIFRAPSWYSSLAFALAVAALAGIAAFDSRFILEDAWEGIFYIGIPTVVASVVTPYVDRLLGGNLTPNRASLLALVCELLLVGALVAASVLAVFVSGLGQDFVFDTLLAALAAVFALRLLVTMAISHRSPLRASLPASIQTVTAAILLFVYTGAARYLEGGSLTESFLSPATRASEAPVELQLLIVVPSDFLLLGGMCVLYATAVTLFVAVIDRPWKQSMGISVLDFLRGFIGHIAEGTRELETFFERIGEEAVVPVTVLSFRTDEGEKARFVLPMIHPGPMGEIGGGNLPERVSRQADGLAFPPHATAGHDFNLVTSREVDTLLDATDRAMEELEYHDCATESVRTTEGDATLLAQAFGDDAFMTATYAPGFADDVEYAVGLSAQAEARQGGLEDIMLADAHNCNNGLEGDDLGHVVPGSKRSFDMIEGARASGNQLAEATRYPVKLGTAWDRTRWEPLDGIGPLGVRVAVIEVNGQETAYVLVDGNNMEPGLRDTIVETLETHVDFAEVMTTDTHIVNTVEASNQVGERMDGDDLRLLTVELLEEARDDLEPVEAGMATERAEVTVFGNDRTESLAAHANAMVQMGGALAATFILAVTLISVVLFFLT, from the coding sequence ATGACGGCATCGCAGGGAGACCTCGCCTCGCTGTCGCGGTTCATCTTCCGCGCCCCGAGCTGGTACTCCAGTCTCGCGTTCGCGCTCGCCGTCGCGGCCCTGGCCGGTATCGCGGCCTTCGACTCGCGGTTCATCCTCGAAGACGCGTGGGAGGGGATCTTCTACATCGGAATACCGACCGTCGTCGCCAGCGTCGTGACGCCCTACGTCGACCGGCTCCTCGGCGGGAACCTCACGCCAAACCGTGCCTCCCTGCTCGCTCTCGTCTGTGAACTGCTCCTCGTCGGCGCGCTCGTCGCAGCGAGCGTGCTCGCGGTATTCGTCTCGGGACTGGGGCAGGATTTCGTCTTCGACACGCTGCTCGCGGCGCTCGCGGCCGTCTTCGCGCTCCGGCTGCTCGTGACGATGGCCATCTCCCACCGGTCGCCGCTGCGGGCGAGTCTCCCCGCCAGCATCCAGACCGTCACCGCCGCGATACTGCTGTTCGTCTACACCGGTGCGGCCCGCTATCTGGAGGGCGGGTCGCTCACTGAGTCGTTCCTCTCGCCGGCCACGCGCGCCAGCGAGGCCCCGGTGGAACTGCAACTGCTCATCGTTGTCCCCTCCGATTTCCTCCTGCTCGGCGGAATGTGCGTGCTCTACGCGACCGCGGTGACGCTGTTCGTCGCCGTCATCGACCGCCCGTGGAAGCAGTCGATGGGTATCTCCGTGCTGGATTTCCTCCGCGGCTTCATCGGCCACATCGCCGAGGGGACCCGCGAGCTGGAGACGTTCTTCGAGCGCATCGGCGAGGAGGCGGTCGTTCCCGTTACAGTTCTCTCCTTCCGTACCGACGAGGGTGAAAAAGCCCGGTTCGTCCTCCCGATGATTCATCCGGGACCGATGGGCGAAATCGGCGGCGGGAACCTCCCCGAGCGCGTCTCTCGGCAGGCCGACGGGCTCGCCTTCCCGCCCCACGCCACCGCCGGCCACGACTTCAATCTCGTCACCTCCCGCGAGGTCGACACCCTGCTCGATGCGACCGACCGCGCGATGGAGGAGCTGGAGTATCACGACTGTGCGACCGAGAGCGTCCGCACGACCGAGGGAGATGCGACGCTGCTCGCACAGGCGTTCGGCGACGACGCGTTCATGACCGCCACCTACGCGCCGGGCTTTGCAGACGACGTGGAGTACGCCGTCGGGCTCTCCGCACAGGCGGAGGCCCGACAGGGCGGGCTGGAGGATATCATGCTCGCCGACGCCCACAACTGTAACAACGGGCTCGAAGGCGACGACCTCGGCCACGTCGTCCCCGGCTCGAAGCGCTCGTTCGACATGATCGAGGGCGCACGCGCGTCCGGCAATCAACTGGCCGAGGCGACCCGGTATCCGGTCAAGCTCGGCACGGCGTGGGACCGCACCCGCTGGGAACCGCTCGACGGTATCGGTCCCCTCGGCGTCCGCGTCGCCGTCATCGAGGTGAACGGCCAGGAGACGGCCTACGTCCTCGTCGACGGGAACAACATGGAGCCGGGGCTGCGCGATACAATCGTCGAGACGCTGGAGACGCACGTCGACTTCGCCGAGGTGATGACGACCGACACCCACATCGTCAACACCGTCGAGGCGTCGAATCAGGTGGGCGAGCGCATGGACGGCGACGACCTCCGGCTGCTCACCGTCGAACTGCTCGAAGAAGCG
- a CDS encoding DUF7097 family protein, with product MRQTPQGTSVGVDDPYAFVDRCEYLTDDGRCRYAVEHGHNDPEFARERREDDLRCPAADPHGEWEWADCPKFRSRTHGDECIRCGLSAHRQAHDDSRPLLEEHHLEYPDDDRRELSHEITVSLCRWCHAKVHQSWARVDDDASPDAEALAAREQRRSDEQSETSFTTAADRYDDE from the coding sequence GTGCGACAGACGCCGCAAGGGACCTCCGTCGGCGTGGACGACCCCTACGCGTTCGTCGACCGGTGTGAGTATCTGACGGACGACGGACGCTGTCGCTACGCCGTCGAACACGGCCACAACGACCCCGAGTTCGCCCGCGAGCGCAGAGAGGACGACCTCCGGTGTCCCGCCGCCGACCCCCACGGCGAGTGGGAGTGGGCCGACTGTCCGAAGTTCCGCTCGCGCACGCACGGGGACGAGTGTATCCGGTGTGGACTGTCCGCCCACCGGCAGGCCCACGACGACAGCCGCCCCCTCCTCGAGGAACACCACCTCGAATACCCCGACGACGACCGCCGGGAGCTGAGCCACGAAATCACCGTCTCGCTGTGTCGGTGGTGTCACGCGAAGGTCCACCAGTCGTGGGCGCGCGTGGACGACGACGCCAGCCCCGACGCCGAGGCGCTCGCCGCCCGCGAACAGCGCCGCAGCGACGAGCAGTCGGAGACGAGCTTCACGACCGCGGCCGACCGCTACGACGACGAGTAA
- a CDS encoding GMP synthase subunit A produces MTRIVVVDNHGQFTHLEHRTLRDLGVDVELVDNETPLADTDADGYVLSGGPSMDRVGRAPEYIDADVPVLGICLGHQLIATELGGEVASGEYGGYADVDVYIDDDTDPLVGSLAPETRVWASHADEVTKVPEGFERTASSDVCSVEAMGDTDRDLYGVQWHPEVAHTERGEELFENFIARCS; encoded by the coding sequence ATGACCCGCATCGTCGTCGTGGACAACCACGGTCAGTTTACCCACCTCGAACACCGGACGCTGCGCGACTTGGGCGTCGACGTCGAACTCGTCGACAACGAGACGCCGCTCGCCGACACCGACGCCGACGGCTACGTCCTCTCGGGCGGGCCGTCGATGGACCGCGTCGGCCGCGCCCCGGAGTACATCGACGCCGACGTGCCCGTCCTCGGCATCTGTCTCGGCCACCAGCTCATCGCGACCGAACTCGGCGGCGAGGTCGCGTCCGGCGAGTACGGCGGCTACGCCGACGTCGACGTGTACATCGACGACGACACCGACCCGCTCGTCGGCTCGCTCGCCCCGGAGACGCGGGTGTGGGCCAGCCACGCCGACGAGGTGACGAAGGTGCCCGAAGGGTTCGAGCGGACCGCCTCCAGCGACGTGTGCAGCGTCGAGGCGATGGGCGACACCGACCGCGACCTCTACGGCGTCCAGTGGCACCCGGAGGTGGCCCACACCGAGCGCGGCGAGGAGCTGTTCGAGAACTTCATCGCCCGCTGTTCGTGA